A part of Chthoniobacterales bacterium genomic DNA contains:
- a CDS encoding cytidylate kinase-like family protein, with product MRPLLFENCRSYLLAHAAPPPPETPPPPLRAITISRQTGAGAITVGRLLMNEFENRPGHDPHRPWAVFDRELVQRVLRDHKLPSTLEPYLPEDSRPKVIDVIEDLLGIHPPNWTLVEHTKHTILRLAETGNVIIVGRGGNLVTKSLGHVFHVRLVAPINTRVRHIRDYYNLSQADAVDFIKKEDRARARYIREHFAADVEDSLQYHLTINTGLIGFPQTAHLIADAVLQTMSASPPRNSGAVMANIRRVE from the coding sequence ATGAGACCGCTTCTCTTCGAGAACTGCCGCTCCTACCTCCTCGCCCACGCCGCCCCGCCGCCGCCGGAGACGCCACCTCCGCCGCTTCGCGCGATCACGATCTCCCGCCAAACCGGAGCTGGCGCGATCACCGTCGGGCGGCTCCTCATGAACGAATTCGAAAATCGTCCGGGCCACGATCCGCATCGCCCGTGGGCGGTCTTCGACCGGGAACTCGTGCAGCGCGTCCTGCGCGACCACAAACTTCCGTCGACGCTGGAGCCCTATCTGCCGGAGGACTCCCGCCCGAAGGTCATCGACGTCATCGAAGACCTGCTGGGGATCCATCCGCCGAACTGGACCCTCGTCGAACACACGAAGCACACCATCCTTCGTCTTGCCGAGACGGGGAATGTCATCATCGTCGGCCGCGGCGGAAACCTCGTCACGAAGAGCCTCGGCCACGTCTTTCATGTCCGCCTTGTCGCGCCAATCAATACCCGCGTCCGCCACATTCGGGATTACTACAACCTCAGCCAGGCCGATGCCGTGGACTTCATCAAAAAGGAAGACCGCGCCCGGGCTCGCTACATCCGCGAGCACTTCGCTGCCGATGTGGAGGATTCGCTCCAGTATCACCTCACGATCAACACGGGCCTCATCGGATTCCCCCAGACTGCGCATCTCATCGCGGACGCGGTCTTGCAGACGATGTCCGCGTCACCCCCGCGCAATTCAGGAGCCGTCATGGCCAATATCCGGAGAGTCGAATGA